The genomic window CGAGGTCTTCCGTGACCTGGCGGCCGGCAAGGTCGACGGGGTCCAGCAGCGCGACGTCGCCTGACCGGCGGGCGCCCGAGTGTCTTCGCTTCAGGCGATGGGCTGTGTTCGCGAGAAACGTGCGCGGGGCGACCTCTGGCCGCCGAGCGGGGGAGCGCAGCGCTCGAACAGGTGACGGCGCGCGTCGAGCCGCCACGATGCGCAGCGGACGCGGCGCCGCCCGCGCCGCTCCGACAGGCCAAAGCACGCGCCCGCACCACGCGCACACGCGGCCGAGGCGCCCGTGTCAACCGGGTGCCTCGGGCCGGCGTTCTCCCTAGCCTGAGGTGATGGCGCTCAGAGAACTCTGGTTGGTCCGGCACGGGGAGAGCATCGGCAACGTCGCCGCGACGAGATCCGAGATCGAAGGACTCGAGGTCATTCCCCTCGATGAGCGCGATGCCGACGTTCCGCTCTCCGACACCGGCCGCGAGCAGGCGGCGGCGCTCGGTGACTGGCTGCAGAGGCGGCGGGCGACGATCGACGCCTACTGGGCATCGCCGTATCTCCGTGCCCGCGAGACGTTGGAACTCGCCCTCGGCGTCTCGGGAGGCGGCGCGACGGTGTTCGTGGACGAGCGTCTGCGCGACCGCGAGCTCGGCATCCTGGATCTCCTCACCTGGACGGGTGTGGCGCGCCGCCACCCCGAGGAGATGGCGCGGCGCAAGCACCTCGGCAAGTTCTATCACCGCCCGCCCGGCGGGGAATCATGGGCCGACGTCGCCCTGCGGCTGCGCTCCTTCCTGCGCGAGGCCCTCGAGGGCTCGGATGAGAGCGTCATGATGGTGGCGCACGACGCGGTGGTGATGCTGCTCCTGTACGTGCTGCTGCCACTTCGTGAAGACGAGCTGCTGGCGTTCGCCAGTGACCACACCGTGCTCAACGCGTCGGTCACCCACCTGGTTCGCGGCGAGCGCGGCTGGGAGCTCGTCGAGTTCTCCGACGTGACGCACCTCCAGCGAGAGGACGCGGATGTCACCGCCCACCCGGGGAGCCCCGATGTCGAGCCGGCCTGAGCGCGTCACCGAGTCGCTCCTCCGCGGCTGGGGTCTGCCCGACCCCGGCGACTCCAAGAAGTCGCGCGGAGACGTCGTGGTGGTCGGCGGCTCGCGCACATCGCCGGGCGCGGTGCTCCTGGCGGGCGAGGCCGCGCTTCGCGTCGGGGCCGGACGTGTGGCGCTCGCCGTGCCGCAGTCGATCGACGCCCACGTCGGCATCGCGCTCCCCGAAGCCGGCATCCTCGCCCTTCCGGATGACGCGGACGATCCTCTCGACGGCGAGGTGCGCGAGCAGCTGGAGTCGGCGGATGCCGTCCTCGTCGGACCCGGATTCTCCGACGCCGCGGAGACCCGCGCCACGCTGCTCGCCGTCGCGGCGGTGGGTCCGCAGCTTCTCGTGCTCGACGCGTTCGCCCTCGGCGTGCTCGGCGACGTGGATCGCAGCGCTC from Microbacterium sp. ProA8 includes these protein-coding regions:
- a CDS encoding ADP/ATP-dependent (S)-NAD(P)H-hydrate dehydratase; protein product: MSSRPERVTESLLRGWGLPDPGDSKKSRGDVVVVGGSRTSPGAVLLAGEAALRVGAGRVALAVPQSIDAHVGIALPEAGILALPDDADDPLDGEVREQLESADAVLVGPGFSDAAETRATLLAVAAVGPQLLVLDAFALGVLGDVDRSALPAQLLLNPNKEEAGILLGRDLDDHEDDVREIARRFDAVVNCYGVVADPDGRTWRVDEGDAGLATSGSGDVLAGAIVGFAARGLEPSSRAAVWAAWTHARAGRLLGARLGLGFLARELARELPVAVGEVGV
- a CDS encoding histidine phosphatase family protein, with the translated sequence MALRELWLVRHGESIGNVAATRSEIEGLEVIPLDERDADVPLSDTGREQAAALGDWLQRRRATIDAYWASPYLRARETLELALGVSGGGATVFVDERLRDRELGILDLLTWTGVARRHPEEMARRKHLGKFYHRPPGGESWADVALRLRSFLREALEGSDESVMMVAHDAVVMLLLYVLLPLREDELLAFASDHTVLNASVTHLVRGERGWELVEFSDVTHLQREDADVTAHPGSPDVEPA